From Camelus dromedarius isolate mCamDro1 chromosome 2, mCamDro1.pat, whole genome shotgun sequence, one genomic window encodes:
- the LOC105085891 gene encoding 5-hydroxytryptamine receptor 3E isoform X2 has product MEGSWFHRERFPFFLVLSLLLPGRGSAFTINCSRFGQQGVYTTVLDSVFDRKAFRPATNFSIPTLVNISFTMSAVLDVVWDNPFIRWNPEECEGITKISVATKNLWLPDIFITEFMDVDKTPKGLKAYINNEGRIRYKKPMKVTSICELDIFYFPFDQQNCTLTFSSFLYTVESMLLGMEKEVWEIADTSRNIIQTHGEWELLSISKATAKLSMGTNLYDQIIFYVAIRRSPRLYVINLLVPSGFLVAIDALSFFLPAESENRAPFKITLLLGYNVFLLMMNDLLPISGTPLISVYFALCLSLMVVSLLETIFITYLLHLATTQPPPMPHWLHSLLLCCTSPKKCCPAAPQKGNTGLGLSPTHLPGVKEPVESVGKVPGLKEAELNGCPGSTRAQQEDKAQKQHLVSLWVQFSHVMDTLLFRLYLLFMATSITTVIVLWNT; this is encoded by the exons ATGGAAGGAAGCTGGTTCCACAGGGAGAGATTCCCCTTTTTCCTTGTTCTCAGTCTTCTGCTTCCAG GAAGAGGCAGTGCTTTCACCATCAACTGCTCAAGATTTGGCCAGCAAGGGGTGTACACCACTGTTCTGGATTCAGTGTTTGACAGGAAGGCCTTCCGTCCAGCCACCAACTTCAGCATCCCCACCCTAGTCAACATCTCCTTCACTATGTCTGCCGTCCTAGATGTG GTCTGGGACAACCCATTTATCAGATGGAACCCAGAGGAATGTGAGGGTATCACAAAGATCAGTGTGGCAACCAAGAACCTGTGGCTCCCAGACATTTTCATCACTGAGTT CATGGATGTGGATAAGACCCCAAAAGGCCTCAAGGCATACATAAATAATGAAGGTCGCATCAGGTACAAGAAACCCATGAAGGTGACCAGCATCTGTGAACTGGACATCTTCTACTTCCCCTTTGACCAGCAGAACTGCACCCTAACCTTCAGCTCATTTCTCTATACAG TGGAGAGCATGTTGCTGGGCATGGAGAAGGAAGTGTGGGAAATAGCAGACACGTCCCGGAACATCATTCAGACCCATGGAGAATGGGAGCTCCTGAGTATCAGCAAGGCCACTGCAAAGCTGTCCATGGGCACCAATCTGTATGATCAGATCATCTTCTAT GTGGCCATCAGGCGCAGTCCCAGACTCTATGTCATCAACCTTCTGGTACCCAGTGGCTTTCTGGTTGCCATTGATGCCCTCAGCTTCTTCCTGCCGGCAGAAAGCGAGAACCGTGCCCCATTCAAGATTACCCTCCTGCTGGGCTACAATGTCTTCCTGCTCATGATGAATGACTTACTCCCCATCAGTGGCACCCCCCTTATCA GTGTCTACTTTGCCCTGTGTCTGTCGCTGATGGTGGTCAGCCTGCTGGAGACCATCTTCATCACCTACCTGCTGCATCTGGCCaccacccagcccccacccatgCCTCACTGGCTCCATTCCCTGCTTCTGTGCTGCACCAGCCCAAAGAAGTGCTGCCCTGCTGCGCCCCAGAAGGGAAACACCGGCCTGGgcctcagccccacccacctgcctG gTGTGAAGGAGCCCGTGGAGTCAGTGGGGAAGGTGCCAGGTCTGAAAGAGGCAGAGTTAAATGGATGCCCTGGGTCAACGAGGGCCCAGCAGGAAGACAAGGCTCAGAAGCAGCACTTGGTCAGCCTGTGGGTGCAGTTCAGCCATGTGATGGACACCCTGCTCTTCCGCCTCTATCTGCTTTTCATggccacctccatcaccaccgTCATTGTCCTCTGGAACACCTAA
- the LOC105085891 gene encoding 5-hydroxytryptamine receptor 3E isoform X1, with product MEGSWFHRERFPFFLVLSLLLPGRGSAFTINCSRFGQQGVYTTVLDSVFDRKAFRPATNFSIPTLVNISFTMSAVLDVDEQLQLLSSFLWLEMVWDNPFIRWNPEECEGITKISVATKNLWLPDIFITEFMDVDKTPKGLKAYINNEGRIRYKKPMKVTSICELDIFYFPFDQQNCTLTFSSFLYTVESMLLGMEKEVWEIADTSRNIIQTHGEWELLSISKATAKLSMGTNLYDQIIFYVAIRRSPRLYVINLLVPSGFLVAIDALSFFLPAESENRAPFKITLLLGYNVFLLMMNDLLPISGTPLISVYFALCLSLMVVSLLETIFITYLLHLATTQPPPMPHWLHSLLLCCTSPKKCCPAAPQKGNTGLGLSPTHLPGVKEPVESVGKVPGLKEAELNGCPGSTRAQQEDKAQKQHLVSLWVQFSHVMDTLLFRLYLLFMATSITTVIVLWNT from the exons ATGGAAGGAAGCTGGTTCCACAGGGAGAGATTCCCCTTTTTCCTTGTTCTCAGTCTTCTGCTTCCAG GAAGAGGCAGTGCTTTCACCATCAACTGCTCAAGATTTGGCCAGCAAGGGGTGTACACCACTGTTCTGGATTCAGTGTTTGACAGGAAGGCCTTCCGTCCAGCCACCAACTTCAGCATCCCCACCCTAGTCAACATCTCCTTCACTATGTCTGCCGTCCTAGATGTG GATGAACAGTTACAGCTCTTGTCATCATTCCTGTGGCTGGAAATG GTCTGGGACAACCCATTTATCAGATGGAACCCAGAGGAATGTGAGGGTATCACAAAGATCAGTGTGGCAACCAAGAACCTGTGGCTCCCAGACATTTTCATCACTGAGTT CATGGATGTGGATAAGACCCCAAAAGGCCTCAAGGCATACATAAATAATGAAGGTCGCATCAGGTACAAGAAACCCATGAAGGTGACCAGCATCTGTGAACTGGACATCTTCTACTTCCCCTTTGACCAGCAGAACTGCACCCTAACCTTCAGCTCATTTCTCTATACAG TGGAGAGCATGTTGCTGGGCATGGAGAAGGAAGTGTGGGAAATAGCAGACACGTCCCGGAACATCATTCAGACCCATGGAGAATGGGAGCTCCTGAGTATCAGCAAGGCCACTGCAAAGCTGTCCATGGGCACCAATCTGTATGATCAGATCATCTTCTAT GTGGCCATCAGGCGCAGTCCCAGACTCTATGTCATCAACCTTCTGGTACCCAGTGGCTTTCTGGTTGCCATTGATGCCCTCAGCTTCTTCCTGCCGGCAGAAAGCGAGAACCGTGCCCCATTCAAGATTACCCTCCTGCTGGGCTACAATGTCTTCCTGCTCATGATGAATGACTTACTCCCCATCAGTGGCACCCCCCTTATCA GTGTCTACTTTGCCCTGTGTCTGTCGCTGATGGTGGTCAGCCTGCTGGAGACCATCTTCATCACCTACCTGCTGCATCTGGCCaccacccagcccccacccatgCCTCACTGGCTCCATTCCCTGCTTCTGTGCTGCACCAGCCCAAAGAAGTGCTGCCCTGCTGCGCCCCAGAAGGGAAACACCGGCCTGGgcctcagccccacccacctgcctG gTGTGAAGGAGCCCGTGGAGTCAGTGGGGAAGGTGCCAGGTCTGAAAGAGGCAGAGTTAAATGGATGCCCTGGGTCAACGAGGGCCCAGCAGGAAGACAAGGCTCAGAAGCAGCACTTGGTCAGCCTGTGGGTGCAGTTCAGCCATGTGATGGACACCCTGCTCTTCCGCCTCTATCTGCTTTTCATggccacctccatcaccaccgTCATTGTCCTCTGGAACACCTAA